The nucleotide window CGGCCTGGGTCGGGTTCACCTTGCCGGGCATGATCGACGAGCCGGGCTCGTTCTCGGGCAGCAGCAGCTCGCCGAGACCGCAGCGCGGGCCGGAGCCGAGCAGGCGGATGTCGTTGGCGATCTTGAAGAGCGACGCGGCCACGGTCTTGAGTGCGCCGGAGAACATGACCATCGCGTCATGCGCCGCGAGCGACTCGAACTTGTTGGGCGCGGTGACGAAGGGCAGGCCGGTGATCTCGGCCATGTTCGCGGCCACGGCCTCGCCCCAGCCCTTCTTGGTGTTGAGCCCGGTGCCCACGGCGGTGCCGCCCTGCGCCAGCTCGTAGATGTCGGGCAGGCAGGCGTTGATGCGCTCGATGCCCTTGCGGACCTGGTGCGCGTAGCCCGAGAATTCCTGGCCGAGCGTCAGCGGCGTCGCGTCCTGGGTGTGGGTGCGGCCGATCTTGATGATGCCCTCGAAGGCATCGCGCTTGGCTTCCAGCGCTGCGGCGAGCTTTTCCAGGCCCGGCAGCAGCACGTCGCGTGCCTGCATGGCGATGCCAACGTGCATCGCGGTCGGGAAGGTGTCGTTCGACGACTGGCCCATGTTGCAGTGATCGTTCGGGTGCACGGGCTTTTTCGAGCCCATCTCGCCGCCGAGCATCTCGATGGCGCGGTTCGAGATCACCTCGTTCGCGTTCATGTTCGACTGGGTGCCCGAGCCGGTCTGCCAGACGACCAGCGGGAAGTTGTCGTCGAACTTGCCGTCGATCACCTCGCCGGCGGCGGCGATGATCGCGTCGGCGATCTCGGCCTCCATCGCGCCGTTGGCCTTGTTGGCCATGGCGCAGGCCTTTTTCACCACGCCGAGCGCACGGATGATCGGCACCGGCTGCTTTTCCCAGCCGATCGGGAAGTTCATGATCGAGCGCTGGGTCTGCGCGCCCCAGTACTTGTCTGCGGGAACCTCGAGCGGGCCGAAGCTGTCGGTTTCGGTGCGGGTCTGGGTCACGGGGAACCTCCTCTGATCACGGGTCGCGCAATGTCTTACGCCTTGGGCCGTGAAAGGCAAGGCTGCATACCAAGGGATACCGTTAACATTCGGGGCGTCGCGCGGAGCGGGCGGCCCGAAGCCGCGGGATCAGGTCTTGCGGAAGGAATCGAGCCGGACGACCTCGGCATCGTGATGCTGCTCGCCCTCGTCGCTGCCGTCGGGATCGTCCTCGGGCGGGGTCGGATCGTCCTCGTCGTGCTCTTCGTTCGACTCGAAACGCAGGCCGAATTCGACCGAGGGGTCGACGAAGGTGCGGATGGCATCATACGGAATATACAGCCGTTCCGGTGCCTCGCCGAAGCTGAGGGTCACGGCGAATCCGTCGTCGGTGACTTCCAGGTCGTCATAGCGATGCTGCAGCACGACGGTCATCTCGCCGGGGTAGCGGTCCGACAGCCAGTCGGCGATCTCGACATCGGGATGCTGGGTGTCGAAGGTGATGAAGAAATGATGCTCGCCCGGCAGGCCGCGAGTCACGACGTCGGTCAGCACGTCCTGAATCAGGCCGCGCATCGCACGATGCATGAGGTTTCCGTAGTCGATGCCGCGAGACATGGTGCCATTCCTTGTGGTCGTTCTCGCCACCTTATTAGATTTGGCGGCGAGGAAAAGGCTTCGCGGCCGGAAATTTCGACAGCTTTCGCGAGGTCGTCCGCCCGCGCCGCTGGCCGGGAGCTAGCCGATCAGCCACCCGGCGGCCGCCGCGATGGCCAGCACAAGCGGTACCGGACGCTTCAGCCAGAGCAGGAGAACGGCTGCGAGCGCCACAAGCGCAACCGCATCCGGGCGCAGGCTGGTGATATCGGGAACCACCGCCGTGAACGGCGCGGGCAGCGTCTCCGTGCGCGCGAAGAGCACGTGCAGCGCGAACCACAGCGACAGGTTGGCGATGACGCCCAGCACGGCAGCGGTGATGGCGGAAAGCGCGCCCTGCAGCCGGGGCCGCGCCAGCAGCCGCTCGAGGTGGGGCGCGAAGGCGAAGATCCACAGGAAGCAGGGCAGGAAGGTCATCCACAGCGTCAGCACCGAGGCCGCGAGCGCCAGCGGCCAGCCGCCGGCCTCGTGACCGATGAGCTGCCCGGTGAACTGGGTGACGAGGATGAGCGGCCCGGGCGTCGTCTCGGCCAGCCCGAGCGCGTCGACCATCTGTTCGGGCGAGAGCCAGCCGCGCAGCTGCACGACCTCCTGCGCCATCCATGCCAGCACGGCGTAGGCGCCGCCGAAGGAGACCACGGCGAGCTTGGCGAAGAACAGGCCGAGGTCGAACAGCAGCGTTTGTCCCGCCACGAGAAGCAGCGGTAGTGGTGCGAGCCAGAGCACCGCCCAAAGCGCGATGCGGGGCAGGGTGGGCGCTGCATGCTCCGGCGCCGGGCCGGACGTGTCCGAGGTGCCCATGCGCGCCCAGCCGTAGAGACCGGCGGCGGCGATCACCGCCGGGAAGGGCACGGAGAAGAAGTAGAGCCCCGCGAAGGCCAGCACGGCGATCACGGCCGCCGTGCGCCCCGTCAGGGCCTTCTTCGCCAGTCGCACCAACGCCTGCAGCACGATGACGATTACCGTCGCCTTGACCCCGAGCATCAGCGCCTCGGTCTGCGGATGGCTGCCCCATGCCGCGTAGAGAAACGCCAGAAGGCCGATCACCAGCGCGCCGGGCAGCACGAAAAGCGTGCCCGCGATCAGCCCTCCGACCGTTCCGCGCAGGCGCCACCCGGCATAGGTGGCCAGCTGCATCGCCTCGGGGCCGGGCAGCAGCATGCAGAAGCTCAGGGCGGAGAGGAACTGACGTTCGCTCAGCCAGCCGCGCTCCTCGACCAGCACCCGGTGCATGAGGCCGATCTGCGCGGCGGGGCCGCCGAAGCTCAGCAGGCCGATACGGCCGAAGTCGATGAACAGTCGGGAGAGGGGAATCATGTCAGTGGTCTGCCCGAGACGCGTGACGGCATGATGACATCGCGTTTCAGCCCGTGACCCGCGAGAGTTCGCGCAGCATCTTGCGGCGGAGCGTCTCGGCAAAGGCGCGATGACCGCGCGCCGTGATGACGAAGCCGTCCCGGGTCACGAGCTGGCGGCGGTAGAAGTTGGTGACGGGCTGGCCGTAGCCGGCGGCCTCGATGGCGAGTCCGTTGACGGTGATCCCGGCGCGCTCGGCGCGTTGTCGGGCGCCCGCCACGGAGCCGCCGGCGTTGGGGGTGCCATCGCCCGACACGTCGATGATCCGCCGCTTGCACGAGGGCGCCGATGCGAAGGCGTCGATCGCGCGGTGCAGGGCCGAGGCCGGTGCGGTGTCCGAGAGCAGGAAGGCGCGCGCCATGGTGCGGGCGCGGGCCTGCAGCGCGACCACGTCGGCGGGGGCGGTGATGCTGGTCCAGCCGAGCGAGAGCTGTTGCCGGTCGGTGCCTGCCCACTGCAGCACGGCGATGGAGACACCGTCCGCAACGAGGATCTCGGCGATTTCGGGGTCGGAGAGCGCCCAAGCGAGCCCCTCGGCCTGCATCCGGTACTCGGCGGCGTCGACCGAGTTCGATACGTCCATCGCCAGCAGCAGCGCCGTCTCGCAGCCGCGCGATGGCGCGGGGGCAAGACAGGCGAGACAGAGGCAGAGCGCGCGCAGCATGGCGACGCAGCTTAAAGGACGGGTGCCGCCGGTCAATCCGTCCGATGGGCGGGTCGGGCCGCAGGATTTAAAGGAGAGGAAAGTGCAGGCTTCTGTTGCCAGGTGCCTGCGAACCCCGCCTTACGCTGCTAGGCGCAAGGGCTTAAGATTTCGGTCTTGTTGCCGCTTACGCAGCAACTGCAACCGGAGCATGATTGTCGTTGGCAATTATGCAATGTGAACCGATAACGGTGGTATCTCACCGGGACAAAGCTACATCTTTACACGTTCGTCGATCCTGTTTCGGCCCCATGATCCCCCAACGAGGGTTATTGGTGGAGCCGCCGGGTACCGCCCCCGGGTCCGATCCGCTTATTACATGCGCGTTTATGCCCATAGTCCCCGAAGGGACGACTTGAATATAGGCAGGTTCTGCGCGGTTTCAAAGGGGGGAATGCGGAAATCCGCGCGTCTTTTCGGCGGGATATGAGGCGGCAGGGGCAGGACCGCCTCCGGCGGAGGTATTTGGAAAGAGAAGAAGGGGCTGGCGGTGCGCTTCGGTGGCGGTGGTGCGCGGTTGCGGTAAGCGGCGAGGGACGGTGTGCCCCTGGTAGGCTTGGCCGGAATGGGAAGAGGAGGCCTTGGCTCCGGAGTGGGCCCTGGAGGCATTTCGGGCGCGTGCTGGGGTGCGGCTTGGCGCTTTCCTTCGTGCCGGTCATGCGCTAAAGCCGCCGCCAAGACATCCGGAGGGCGGCATGAGCGACGGCAAGAACGGCATCACCTACGCAGATGCGGGCGTGGACATCGACGCGGGCAACGCGCTCGTGGACCGTATCAAACCCGCGGCGAAGCGGACCGACCGGGCGGGCACCGTCTCGGGGCTGGGCGGCTTCGGCGCGCTTTTCGACCTCAAGGCGGCGGGCTATTCCGACCCGGTGCTGGTCGCGGCGACCGACGGCGTCGGTACCAAGCTGCGCATCGCCATCGACACCGGCCATCTCGACGGCGTCGGCATCGACCTCGTGGCGATGTGCGTGAACGACCTTGTCTGCCAGGGCGCCGAGCCGCTGTTCTTCCTTGATTACTTCGCCACCGGCAAGCTCGACACCGACAGCGCCGCACGCGTGGTCGAGGGCATCGCCGAGGGCTGCGTGCGCTCGGGCGCCGCGCTGATCGGGGGCGAGACCGCCGAGATGCCGGGCATGTATCCGGCGGGCGACTTCGACCTCGCGGGCTTCGCCGTGGGCGCCATGGAGCGCGGCACCGAGCTGCCTGCGGGCGTGGCCGAGGGTGACGTGCTGCTTGGGCTCGCCTCGGACGGGGTGCATTCGAACGGCTACAGCCTCGTGCGGAAGCTGGTCGAGGTCTCGGGACTTGGCTGGGAGGCGGACTGCCCCTGGGCCGAGGGCTCGCTGGGCGCCGAACTGCTGACGCCGACGCGGCTTTACGTGAAGCCCGCGCTGGCCGCGGTGCAGGCGGGCGGCGTGCATGCGCTGGCGCATATCACCGGCGGCGGTCTTACCGAGAACCTGCCGCGCGTCCTGCCCGAGGGCTGTGGCGCGACCATCGACCTCGGTGCGTGGGATCTGCCGCCGGTCTTCGGCTGGATGGCCGAGACGGGCGGCATCTCGCAGGCCGAGATGCTCAAGACCTTCAACTGCGGCATCGGCATGGTGCTGGCGGTCGCGGCCGACCGTGCCGAGGCGCTGGCAGATCTCCTGCGCGCCGAGGGCGAGACGGTCTCTACGCTGGGCCGCGTCACCGGCACGCCGGGCGTGGCCTACGAGGGCAGCCTGTCGTGAAGCGCGTCGCCATCTTCATCTCGGGCGGTGGCTCGAACATGGTGAAGCTGGTCGAGAGCATGACCGGCGATCACCCGGCGCGCCCGGTGCTGGTGCTGGCCAACAGCGCCGACGCGGGCGGGCTGGCGAAGGCCGCCGAGATGGGCGTGCCGACGGCGGTCGTGGATCACCGGCCCTTCAAGGGCGACCGCGCGGCGTTCGAAGATGCGCTTCAGGCCGAGCTGGAAAAGGCCGCGCCCGATATCCTCTGCCTCGCGGGGTTCATGCGGGTACTCACCGCCGGGTTCGTGTCGAAATGGCAGGGGCGGATGCTCAACATCCACCCCTCCCTGCTGCCGAAATACCGCGGGCTGCACACCCATGCCCGCGCGCTCGAGGCGGGCGACACCGAGCACGGCTGCACCGTGCACGAGGTCACGCCGGAGCTCGACGACGGGCCGATCCTCGGCCAGGCGGTGGTGCCGGTGCTGCGGGACGATACCCCCGACACGCTCGCCGCGCGGGTACTGGTGCAGGAGCACCGGCTATACCCGGCGGTGCTGCGCCGCTTTGCCGAGGGCGACCGCGAGATGCTGCGTCTCAGCGCGAGGTGACCGCGTAGGGTGCGGCATTGCCGCGCCAGCCAGCCGGATCGACCTCGGAGGCGGGCGCGAGCAGGGCGGTGCCGCCGAACACCAGCAGCAGCGCCACCGCCGTGGCGATTTGCGCGATATCAGCGGTGGCCACGCGGGACGCGTGCCGTGCGGGGGCGGGGCAGTGATCGAGAAGGGTCATGCGGGAAGCTCCTGAAGTGGGGACGAGACTGCGGCTTCCCTACGCCCGCGAAATCCATTTCGAAAATGAATGTTTGGCAACATCCCCATCAAGGTTGGGAATGGATCGGCGGAGTGCCTTTGCAACGGTGCATCGCTGTCCGGCTTTTGTTCGGCCTCCCTTTGCTCTCGCTCGCCGTGAGGTGTAGGAGAGCGCATCGAGGACAGAGAAAAGAAGCCGCCGGAGCCCAGATGAAGACACTCACCACGACGGAAGAGCTTGCCGCGTTCTGCGAGGCAGCAGCACATGTGGATTACGTCACCGTCGACACGGAATTTCTCCGGGAACGGACTTACTATTCGAAACTCTGCCTCGTGCAGCTCGCAATGCCGGGCGAGGGCGAGGAGAACGCCGTTCTCGTCGACCCGCTGGCCGACGGGCTGTCGCTCGACCCGCTGCTCGAACTGTTCCGCAACACTGCCGTGGTCAAGGTGTTCCACGCGGCACGGCAGGATCTCGAGATCTTCTTCATCGATCACGGCGTCATTCCCGAGCCGCTCTTCGACACGCAGGTCGCGGCGATGGTCTGCGGCTTCGGCGAGCAGGTGGGCTACGAGACGCTGGTGAAGAAGGTGGCCAAGCAGTCGCTCGACAAGAGCTCGCGCTTCACCGACTGGTCGCGCCGTCCGCTGACCGACGCGCAGAAGAAATATGCGTTGGCCGACGTGACCCACCTGCGGGTGATCTACGAATACCTCGCCGCCGAGCTCGAGCGCACCGGCCGGGCGCGCTGGGTCGCCGAGGAGCTGGGCGTGCTGACCGACCCGGAAACCTATATCACCCGGCCGCAGGATGCGTGGCAGCGGGTCAAGACACGCTCGTCGTCACGCCGGTTCCTCGCGCTGGTGCGCGAGCTTGCGGCCTTCCGCGAGGATTACGCGCAGTCGCGCAACATTCCCCGCAACCGGGTCTTCAAGGACGACGCGCTGACCGAGCTTGCCTCGACCAAGCCGGCGACGATGGAGGATCTCGGGCGCTCGCGGCTGCTGCTGCGCGAGGCGCGCAAGGGCGCCATCGCCGAAGGCATCCTGAAGGCGATCCAGACCGGTCTGGACTGCCCCAAGGAAGACCTGCCGGAAATCGACGGACGCAAGGACCAGCTGCAGGTGAACCCGGCGCTCGCCGACCTGCTGCGGGTGCTGCTGAAGGCGCGGACCGAGCAGTCGGGCGTCGCCGCGCGGCTGATCGCGCCGGCGTCGGATCTAGACGCGATGGCGGCGGGGCTGCGCGACGTGAAGGCGCTGACCGGCTGGCGCCGCGAGGTCTTCGGCGAAGACGCGCTGCGGCTCTGCGACGGCGAGATCGGTCTTGCCGTGAAGGGGCGCGACGTCGAGGTCTTCGAGATCTGATATCTTCGCACCAAGGCTCGCCGGAGCGGTGGGTGGAAACCCACCCTGCGGCGATGTGCTTTGGATTGCAGGCATTCGGCGGGTCTGGCCATGCCGAACCAGCCAGCGCCCGCTCAAAGACAGGCGATCGCCCGTAGGGGCGCCGCCAGCCTTACGAAGATCCGGAGTGCAGTTAGCGGCGGGTGGCCAGCGCGTTGTCGCGGCCTGCGACGCGGATCTCGCGGATGCCGTAGAGTTCCTGGTCGGTGAGCCAGACCGCCGCCGTCACCATGCGGGCGCGCGGCCCGACGTTGCGCGGGCCCGCCGATTGCAGTGCGCTCAAGGTGTAGGCCAGCGTATCGGTATCGCTCAGCGTCTCGTCCTTGATGACGCGCACGTCGAAGGGGCCGGCGCGGTCGGCGATTCCGGTGACGCGGATGATCGCGCCGCCGGGGCGGCGCTCGATCAGCAGCTCGTCGATATTGGCGACCGGGCGACCGGCGTATTCCCGTTCGCGGCCCCAGATGATCGAGGCACGGCGTTGCGGGATCAGCGGATTGGCGGCGCCGGTGGCCTCGGGGTCCACGTTTACCGGTGCAGGCGTGCTGGAGCCGAACCAGTTGAACGGGTTGACGCGCGAGTCGCGCACCGTGGCGCAGCCCGAAAGCACGACGCCCGAGAGGATCAGGACCGTTAGAGTTCTGTTCATGGTGCCGCTGCCCCCTGCCTGTCTGCACCAAGGGGTTATCGCATTGTGCATGGCTTGAAAAGCACCCCTTGCGAGGGCTGGACCTTTGCGCCCGGCCTGCCTACCTGTGGGGCAAGAACAGGAGACGCGCATGGCACAGGCAGCCTTCGAAGAAGTGGTCGAGGATTTCGAGTTTCTCGAGGATTGGGAAGACCGCTACCGCATGGTGATCGAAATGGGCAAGTCGATGGAGCCGATGCCCGACGCGCTGAAGGTGCCCGCCACCAAGGTCGAGGGCTGCGCCAGCCAGGTCTGGCTGCATCCGCAGATAGAGGATGGCACCTATCACTTCCAGGGCGACAGTGACGCGATGATCGTGCGCGGGCTGATCGCCGTGCTGCACCGGCTCTACGACGGGCTGCCGGTGGGCGAGGTCGGTGCGCTCGACGCGCGGGCCGAGCTCGGGCGGCTTGGGCTCAACGATCACCTGTCCGCGCAACGCTCGAACGGGCTGCGCGCCATGGTCGACCGCATCCGCGAGCAGGCCGCCGCCGCGGCCTGAGGGCCGCGCTACGCCGACCCGGTCGAGCCGCGCGGCACCAGCCGTGGCGCCGGGGCGTCGATGATCTGTTCTGCCTCCGAGCCGTCGAGCAGGTCGAGCAGCGCCTCGGTGGCGAGGCGCGCGACGTCATCGAGCCTCAGGTCCATGGCGGTGAGGGGCGGTGTCTCGCTGCGGGCGCGGATGCCGTCGTAGCGCGTCGCCACCCTGACATCCTGTGGGATCCGCAGGCCACGCGCCCGCAATGCGGCCATGGCGCCGGTGGCCATGGCGTCGATCGGTGCGAGGACGCCGTCTATGGGGCCGTTATCGTCGATCTCGCGCAAAAGCGCCGCTTCCGCTCCGGCCATGGCGTCGGCTTCCGGCACCTCCACGATCCGGCAGGGCAGCCCGGCCTCGGCCATGCGGGCGGCGTAGACCTCGCGGAAGACCCGGTTCGACTGGCGCTGGCTGAGACCGACCACCAGCGGAAAGCTTCGGGCGCCCGCTTCGACCAGATGATCGACGAGCGCGCCGGCGGTCTCCGCGTGATCGAGCCGGACCGCCGGGGCAGGGGTGCCGGGCACCGGGCCGATGGCAACCACGGGCACGCCGCGCGCCTGTAGGATCGCGGTATAGGGGTCGTCCTGCTCGGGCTCGAGCAGGATCGCGCCGTCGAAGGGGATGGTGGCAAGCGCCGTCTCGGGGTCTTCGATCGGCGGCACCAATACCAGAGCGACGTTCCGTTCGAGCGCGGTAATCGCGGCGGCGGCGGCGATTTCCATCAGGAAGCCCAGCTTCGACGGGCCGGCCGCGACGGCGGTGGGCATCGAGGAAAAGATCGCGATGGTGTTCGCCCGCCCGGTGCGCATCCCGCGCGCGGCGAGGTTGGGGACATAACCGAGATCGCGGATCGCCGCGTCGATGCGGGCGCGGGTTTCGGAATCGACCTTGCGCTTGCCGCTGATCGCGTTCGAGACGGTGCCGGGCGAGACCCCCGCCGCGCGGGCGACATCCTTGACCGTGATGCGTTTGCGAGTCGTGCCGTCGGGGCCGTTCATGAAATCTGTGCCATTTTCTTGTGCTTTGAGGTTGCGAATGCGCCTGATTTACTTGCTAGGCAAGAAAAACTGACAATTCGTATCGTTAAATCGTTTTAACAATTCGGTTGTGACGTCTACAAGTCATTAAAACGTTTTACATGGCGCGGAGGACATGCACATGCCCGATACTGCACTGACACTTTCCGAGACCGGCACCGAGGTCTCGCAGATCACGCTCTGCCGGCGAAGGCTGGGTCTTACGGCGCTCGACCGCGCGCGGACCGCCGGCGGCTATACGCTGTTTGCACGGCAGACCGGCGGTGGTGTCGTCGATCTGGTGGATATCGAGGGGCAGGTGGCCCACCAGTGGTGTATGCCGGTGCGGCCGGGCCGTGACGCGGTGCTCCTGCCGAACGGCAACCTCGGCTACAACGGCAGCCATGCGACCTCGGCCGCGCTCTATCCGGCGTGGGACCTCTGGCACGGGGGCGATTTCTACGAGGCGACCCCCGATGGCGAGATCGTCTGGCGGCATGAAGACATTCTTCATCACCATGACGGACAATGGCTGAAGAACGGCAACCTGCTCTACACCGTCGCCGCGCCCTTGCCGGCGGACAAGGCCGCCCGCGTCTGCGGGGGCGACCCGCGCAAGGACGGTGCCGACGGCGTGGTGCAGTCGGATATCGTTAAGGAGGTGAACCGCAAGGGCGAAACCGTGTGGGAATGGCGTATCTGGGATCATATCGACCCGGCCGACCTGCCGATTCATCCGATCTTCGACCGGCGTCACTGGCCGATGATCAACGGCGTGTCGGAAACCCGCGACGGGCTGGTGCTGATGAGCCTGCGCACGACTTCGGGCGTGATCGCGGTTGAAAAGGCGACGGGCCGGATCGTCTGGCATGCCGGACCCGACGTCGTGTTCCAGCAGCACACCCCGGTTGAAATGGACGACGGAAGCATCCTCGTGTTCGACAACGGCAACCTGCGGCCGGGATCTTCGAACCCCTATTCGCGCGCCATCCAGTTCGACCCGAAGATCATGCAGACGACCTGGGATTACACCGACCCCAACGCGCCGTCGTTCTTCTCGCCCTTCATGGGCAGCGCGCAGCGGCTCGGCAACGGCAACACGCTGATCTGCGAAAGCGCCTTTGGTCGCCTGTTCGAGGTGACGCCGGCGGGCGAGGTCGTCTGGGAATACGTCATCCCCGAGTTCGCCGAGTATCCGGCGCCGCTCAACCAGTTCATCCGCGGGGCGCACAACACCTGCTTCCGCGCCCACCGCTACGCCGAAAGCCAGGTGCCATGGCTGTGACGGAACATCCCGACAAGACAACCCGGCCCAAGCCGCCCGCCAGTGCCCGCTTCGCGCAGTTCGCGGCGGCCGGCGGCAGCGTGGGGCTGCCGATGGTGTCGTTCATCTTCATCCTCGGGCTCTGGAGCATCGTCGGCCTCTCCGGCGTGATCTCCGAGGCGATCTTCCCGGCGCCCTGGTCGGTGTGGTCCGCCACGGTCGAGATGTGGCGGAACGGCACGCTGCAGAAAGATCTCGGCGTGTCGCTGGGCCGCGCCGGCATCGGCTTTGCCATCGGCGCGACGCTTGGCGTGGCGATGGGGCTGCTCACCGGACGCGTGGCGCTCGTGCGGACGCTGCTCAACCCGTTCCTGAACCTGCTGCGACCGATCCCGGCCATCGCCCTGGTGCCGGTGGCCATCGTCTGGTTCGGGATCGGCGAGGGTTCGAAATACTTCGTGGTCTCCTACACCGTCTTTCTTACCGTGTGGTTCAACACCCACCACGGCATGGAATACGTCCCCGAGACCTACCTGAGGGCGGCGCGTTCGCTCGGCGCCTCGCGGCTGCGCGAGTTCGTGACCGTGGTGCTGCCCGCCGCCGCTCCGCATATCTTCGCGGGCATCCGTCTGGGCGTGGCGCTGGCCTTTCTCAGCCTGGTCGCGGCGGAGCTTTCGGGCGCGTCCTCGGGGCTCGGGTTCCGGCTGCAGGAGGCGCGGCAATACATCCGCACCGACCGCATGTTCTCGTTGCTGATCATCCTCGGCATCCTCGGCGCGGTGGCCGACCTGATCGTGCACCGCATCGGCAAGGCACTCGTACACTGGGAGCAGGGCACATGACCGGCAGCAACGACCAATCCACCGGCCGCGTTCATGTCAACGACGTGGTGATCCGGTTCAACGGCAAGCAGGGCGAGGTGACCGCGCTCGACCGGACCCAGCTCACGCTCGAGCCCGGCACCTTCACCGCGCTGATCGGCCCGTCGGGCTGCGGCAAGTCCACGCTGATGAACGCCATCGCGGGCTTCGTCGCGCCGGCAGAGGGGGTCATCACCCTCGACGGGCGCCCGATCACCGGGCCTTCGCCCGAGGTCGGCGTGATCTTCCAGCAGTACGCGCTGTTCCCCTGGTTCACCGCGCTCGGGAACGTCCGCTTCGGGCTGAAGCAGTTCGGCCTGTCGAAACGGGAAGAGATCGACCGGGCCCGCGCGGCGCTCGACGAGGTCGGGCTGGGGCGGCATGCGGACAAGTATCCGCAGCAGCTGTCCGGCGGCATGAAGCAGAGGGTCGCCATCGCCCGCACCTTTGCCACCGGCGCGCGGGTGTTGCTGATGGACGAACCCTTCGGCGCGCTTGACGCGCAGACCCGGCTCGTCATGCACGACCTGTTGCTGAACGTCTGGCGCAAGCATGGCGCGACGGTGCTGTTCGTCACCCATGACGTCGACGAGGCGCTGCTGCTTGCCGACGACGTGCGGGTGATGAGCCAGGCCCCCGGCCGCCTGATCCGCCACTACGAGATGACCCAGCCCCGGCCGCGCGCGCTCAGTCGCTCCGGCTCGGACCTGCTGACCATCCGCGAAGACATCCTGGGCCTTCTGCGCCCGCCCCTCGACACGCTCGCAGAGCTGACTGCCTGAAGGAGGCATCCATGAAAATCCTGACCACGACCGCGCTTGCCGCGTCGCTTCTCACGCCCGCTCTCGCCTCGGCCGAAGAGCTGACCTTTGCCTGGACTCCGAACCCGCAGACCCCACAGGTCGATGTCGCCATCGAGAAGGGATACTTCGAGGACGCCGGGCTCGA belongs to Salipiger profundus and includes:
- a CDS encoding ABC transporter ATP-binding protein, which produces MTGSNDQSTGRVHVNDVVIRFNGKQGEVTALDRTQLTLEPGTFTALIGPSGCGKSTLMNAIAGFVAPAEGVITLDGRPITGPSPEVGVIFQQYALFPWFTALGNVRFGLKQFGLSKREEIDRARAALDEVGLGRHADKYPQQLSGGMKQRVAIARTFATGARVLLMDEPFGALDAQTRLVMHDLLLNVWRKHGATVLFVTHDVDEALLLADDVRVMSQAPGRLIRHYEMTQPRPRALSRSGSDLLTIREDILGLLRPPLDTLAELTA
- a CDS encoding ABC transporter permease: MAVTEHPDKTTRPKPPASARFAQFAAAGGSVGLPMVSFIFILGLWSIVGLSGVISEAIFPAPWSVWSATVEMWRNGTLQKDLGVSLGRAGIGFAIGATLGVAMGLLTGRVALVRTLLNPFLNLLRPIPAIALVPVAIVWFGIGEGSKYFVVSYTVFLTVWFNTHHGMEYVPETYLRAARSLGASRLREFVTVVLPAAAPHIFAGIRLGVALAFLSLVAAELSGASSGLGFRLQEARQYIRTDRMFSLLIILGILGAVADLIVHRIGKALVHWEQGT
- a CDS encoding aryl-sulfate sulfotransferase, with amino-acid sequence MPDTALTLSETGTEVSQITLCRRRLGLTALDRARTAGGYTLFARQTGGGVVDLVDIEGQVAHQWCMPVRPGRDAVLLPNGNLGYNGSHATSAALYPAWDLWHGGDFYEATPDGEIVWRHEDILHHHDGQWLKNGNLLYTVAAPLPADKAARVCGGDPRKDGADGVVQSDIVKEVNRKGETVWEWRIWDHIDPADLPIHPIFDRRHWPMINGVSETRDGLVLMSLRTTSGVIAVEKATGRIVWHAGPDVVFQQHTPVEMDDGSILVFDNGNLRPGSSNPYSRAIQFDPKIMQTTWDYTDPNAPSFFSPFMGSAQRLGNGNTLICESAFGRLFEVTPAGEVVWEYVIPEFAEYPAPLNQFIRGAHNTCFRAHRYAESQVPWL